The Spirosoma sp. SC4-14 DNA window CCAGCAGAAATTGACCTTTTGCCTTCAGGGCACGAACAAAGTCGAAATGGGCCGGTCGGGCTGCCATACGACGATCAAGTGCCTGGGCATCGGTATGATCGTAAGCATGAATAACGTATTGCATCGAAGCTATGAAGGGTTTCGTTAGGCAAGATACCATCTTTCTACAAACTACGTAATAACCGATTGCAGGGTAGTCCTAAAAAACGATGATTTTCCGCCGAAAATATTGTTTACGGCATACTTCTCAAAAGTTTCTGCGTTCTCTGGCACAATCCGATATGCCATTTATCAGTTTGTAGCTAATTTGTAGCTGGCAATCTGAATTTATGTGCTTTCATGAAAAAAACTACTCTTCATCACCGAAGTATTCCGCACTGGCCATTGCTTCTTGCGTTAATCCCGGGCCCCCTCGTTGCCCAACCGATGCCAAAACCGACTGGTACTTCGGATCGTATGCAGCTCTCGGTCGAAACCATTATGCAGGACCCCAAAATCTGGATGGGCACATCGCCTTCCAACCCCTACTGGTCCGACGACTCGAAGACCCTCTATTTCAACTGGAACCCCGAAAAGGCGAAAGGTGACTCACTCTACAAAATAACCTTTACCAGCGGCAAAACGCTGGTAGCCTCTCAGCCGCAGAAAGTAAGTCCAACCGAACGGCGGGCACTCCCCACCGAACCGGTTGCGGCCTTTAACCGCGCCCGCACTCAACGACTGTTCGAACGGCAGGACGATCTGTATTGGCTCGATGTTAAAACGGGGCGCATTCGCCAGCTCACCAACACGGTTGAGGCCGAAACTAACCCGGTTTTTTCGGGCGATGAGCAACGGGTAATCTTCCGCCGAAACAATAATTTGTTTAGTATCCATTTGCAAACGGGCGAACTGACGCAGTTGACTGATTTTCGGACGGGTACCAAAAAAGCAGAACCCAAACTCACCGACGAAGAAAAATTTCTCAAAAAGGATCAGTTGGGATTGTCGATGATTCTGAAAGAACGAAAAGAGAAACACGACGAAGCCGACAAAATCAGCAAAGCCGACAAGCCAAAACGCCCTAAAGAAATTTACCTGGACGAAAAACAACTGTCGAATCCGCAGCTTAGTCCCAACGGTCGGTTTGTTACATATCGGCTGGCCAAAAGTCCCAGCAATGCCAAAACAGCCCAGGTACCCAACTACGTGACCGAATCGGGCTATACGGAAGAACTTCGGGCGCGCACAAAAGTTGGATCGCCGTTGGTCAGCTATGAATTTTTCGTGTACGACCTTGCTAAAGATACTGTTCGGGCGGTCGGTGTAAACGATATTCCGGGCATTAGCGATAAACCGGATTATGTAACAACCAGCGGTAAAGCGAAGAGCGATACGGCGAAAAAAAAACGTCCGGTTGTTATCAATGGCCCAGTCTGGTCGGAAGATGGTAACGTATGTGTGGTAGTGATTCGGGCGCAGGATAACAAAGACCGATGGATTATGCGTTTCGACCCCGAAACCCTTAAACTTACCTTACTGGACCGGCAACGCGACGAAGCCTGGATTGGCGGCCCTGGCATTGGCAACATGAATGCGCCGGGTAATATGGGTTTTCTGGCCGATAACCAAACGCTGTGGTTTCAGTCGGAAGCCGATGGCTACTCGCATCTCTACACAATCAATGCGCTGACGGGCGGGCCGAAAAAACAATTGACATCGGGTAAGTTTGAAGTGCAGCAGGTGTTGCTATCGAAAGACAAAACGCATTTTTTCCTGCAAACCAACGAAGTACATCCGGGCGAACAGCACTATTATCGGATGTCGGTAAATGGTGGCGAACGCACCCGGCTAACCACCATGACGGGAGCCAACGATGTAACCCTATCGCCCGACGAAACCCGGCTGGCCATTCGCTATTCATCGAGCAATCAACCCTGGGAGTTGTATATGCTGGACCTTACCGCAAAAGGAAAAAACGAGCCCATAAAACTCACCAGTTCGCAAACGGACGAATTCAAAAGGTACGCCTGGCGCGAACCAACACTGATCACGATTCCGGCCCGCGATGGACAAACAATTTATGGGAGGCTCTACAAACCTCAGAATCCATCGGGAAAAAGCGTTGTATTTGTTCACGGAGCAGGCTATTTGCAGAATGCGCATAAATGGTGGAGTCAGTATTTCCGCGAGTATATGTTCCATAATTTGCTGGCCGACAAAGGCTATACCGTTCTCGACATCGACTATCGTGCCAGTTCAGGCTATGGTCGAGACTGGCGAACGGGCATCTATCGGCACATGGGTGGCAAAGACCTGACCGACCATGTAGATGCAGCTAAATGGCTCGTTCAGACGCAGGGCGTAGATGCAAATCGGATTGGGATTTATGGTGGTTCATACGGTGGGTTTATTACCCTGATGGCCATGTTTACGACTCCCGACGTATTTAAGGCCGGTGCAGCACTTCGGCCCGTAACTGACTGGGCTGCCTATAACCACCCCTACACCGCCAACATTCTGAATGAACCCCAAAGCGACTCGCTCTCCTACCGGCAATCGTCACCAATCTATTTTGCCGAAGGGCTAAAGGGCTATCTGCTCATCTGCCACGGCATGGTCGATGTAAACGTCCATTTTCAGGACACGGTACGGCTGATGCAACGGCTGATTGAACTCAGGAAAGACAACTGGGAAGTAGCCGCCTATCCGATGGAAGACCACGGATTTGTGGAACCAACCAGTTGGATGGACGAATACAAGCGTATTTTAAAACTGTTTGACGAACGGCTGTAGTTTTCCGTTTACGGTTTTCAGTGGCTTCGCCAGGTTAGACGCTTACTTCGGCGAAGCACTGAAAACTGTAAACTTCCCTATTCCACCAGCACCCGAATTACGCTTTGCCGATCGCCGGCTTCGGCTTTTAGAAGATAAATCCCTGGCGAAATGCCGGTCAATGGCCATTCGGCCTGTTTTTTACCGCTGAAAGCAGGAATCTGAAACGTGTGCACGCTGCTACCGGCTGCGTTGAAGAGTTGTATCTGCACGGGGTGTCGATCGGTTTGTTCAATGTCAAGTCGTAGCCGATCGGCAATCGGGTTTGGAGCTACTTTTATCGATAGAGTTCCCAGCGGTTCGGTAATAGCTGTTACAATAAACGTGACAAAATCGGACGGGGGCGATGCACATCCATTTTGGGTCACAATCACATAATAACTCCCACTCTGAGATGGCGTTATTGTCGATTGAGTGGCATTGGCAATTGCTTTACCGGTGCTTGAATCCGTTTTTATATACCATTGCACACCATTGACATCCACAACCGATAGGGTCGTACTGGTTTGGGTAATAATGGGCTTGGGCGGCAATGGAGCTAATGCTTTAACCGTTACGAATGTAGTGGTGGTAGTACAGCGATTACTATCCAGCACACTAACCGTATAGGTTCCTTCGGCCAGTCCTGTTTGGGTCTGTGTTCGGGCGGCCAGCGTATCCCGGCCTTCGGTTTGCCAGTAGAATGTAAACGGCTTTACTCCGCCAACCAGTTTCACACTCGCTTCGCCATCTTTCCCACCCGAACAAGCGACATCTTTTACCTGACCGGGCAACAACGTCATGGCCGACGCATCGGTCACCGTAGCGCGCACCGAATCCCGGCAACCGACTTCGTCGATCACCCGAAAGAGATAGGTTCCTGGCTGCAGGGCCGTGAATTGATTACTCGTTTGAGGAGGTCGACTGTTTAGTTGAAACTGGCGTCCGCTACCTGCTCCTCCTCCAGTGGTTAAAGCAACCTGACCGGTGGGGCATACACAACAGGTAGCAGGCACAACAGATGCCTGTATTTTCAGCGGATCGGCTTTACCAATTGTTACCGACACCAGTGCCGTGCAGCCGTTCGCATCGGTACCAACCACCGTATAATTACCCATAGCCAGGTTTTTGAATACATTACTGGTCTGTGGTATTTTGGTTGATGTTAGCTGATATTGAAGAGGGCCCGTTCCGCCACCGGGCGTCAGGGTAATGGCTCCACTATTATCACCAAAACAGTTTACGGGCGTTACGGCAGCCGTTAATGACAACAGGGCTGGCTGAGTAACAACCACCGCCTTTGTACCCAAACATCCATTACCATCCTTTATACCGATCTGATACGTATTGGCCGCCAGTCCAGTAAATACGGTTCCGGCCTGAAATGGCGCACTACCAATCTGAAATTGATATGCTCCGGCTCCTCCCGCTCCCGACACACTGATGATTCCATCCCCCGATCCTGTACATTTCGTAGGCGTCACTGTCGCAATAATATCGAGCGGTTGAGGGGCACCAATAACTGCCGTCTGCGATGTTGAACATCCCGTGGCATCAACCAGTGTTACAACGTAAGTTGTTTTATCTTTCAGATCCAGAAATGTTTCACCCGTTTGTAGTGGTCCCGCATTTAGCTGATATTGGTAGGGCGCATTGCCTCCACTTCCCGATACAATGATACCGCCATCGGCACCACCCGCACATTTGGCATTAACTGCTTTCATCGTCAGCGAAAGCGATGTAGGTTGTTTCACGTCGGCTATTGTTTGGGCCGTACATCCAATATGATCTTTCACGGTCACCTTGTAGGTTCCGGCTTTTAGGTTCGAAAAAATATTGGATGTCTGGAACGCTTGTCCTTCCAACTGAAATTGCAGTTGCCCCGTGCCACCCGTTGCCGACACAAAAATCTGCCCCGTACTGGTTCCGGAACAGGTAGCAGGGGTGGGTGTATTACCAACGGTAATCCCCGGCGACAGGCTAAGCTGCGCTGGCGCGCTGCTCACAGTTCCGCATGTGTTGGTCAGTTTGGCAATATAAGTCCCAGCTTGCGACAGTTGCGCATTTGTCAGGGTAAGTTGTGAGCCAGTGGCACCGGGTACGATAACCCCATTTTGTGTCCAGCTATAGGAAATGTCAGACCCCGTCGAAGACACGGAAAACGAAATGGTTGCACCTCCACAGGCCGACTGCGACACGGGCGATCCTGTTATGGTGATGGGATCGTTAACCGAAACCGTTCGGTTAACATCAACAGCCGTTACACCTTTCGGGCCAGTAACCGAACAGCGGGCCGTATAGGTAGTCGTTTGCGCTGGTTTAACCGTAATACTGGCAGTGGTTTGTCCGGTAGACCATAAAATAGCTCCGGTGGCTGGGCACCCTGCTAATGACAAGCTTATGCTTCCGCCCGCACAAACTGCAGGTGATTCGGGCGAAACGGTCAGCGATATGGGAGTAGCCAGTGTACTGGAACTACCGGAAGAAGTTGATCCACTGATTGGTGTGTTTGGGAATGAACCGTCGTTAGCTTTCGCTATAGTAACCAGAGCAACCAGAAGCCAGATAGCCGCGAATTGCCCGTAGTTGAACATACGACGATAAAATGGTAAACAAAATTTCATGAACCTGTCGATTTAGCAGAGTAGCAAAGTTACCTGTTTATACTATGTAACCGGCGGGTTCATTGTTTACGAACAGTGCATTTTCTATCCTAAGAAAGCAAAAGGGAGCCCTTGAGCTCCCTTTTTTATGAAACGGTTTAGTTCGATTGATCGATGGAAACCGAAGATCTCCGTCAATCAATAAAACAGTCCCCAGTCGTCAGGGGCATCGTTATCTTTGTCGAAACTATTTACCCACTCAACAAACAAAAGCCTGAACTGCTCAATTTCATCGCGCAGAACATCCAGATAGGCAGGGGTAGCAAGTTTCTCGGCTTTGCAATATGAGGTTTGCGCCAGTAATTCGCGAGCGTGCATTTTAATAATCACGGCATTTTCCATACGCAGTGTATACAGATCCCCCCCTTCGGCACCAACAATTTTGGGGGCCAGCATCATAGCATTAGCCAACATCTGCTCATGCATCATCAGCACATCTTCTTCCTTATTAATCGTTTCGACAATAGCCTGGGTTAATTCTACCAGTTCATTGGCTTTACGCAAAATAGGCAGATTCTTAATTCGCCGGTTCTCGGCTTCCATTTCAGCACGGGCTTCTTCAGGATCATAGTCCTCGTCGAAACCGTCCCAGTCCATGAAACTGTCGTCGTCGTCTTCGTCATCAAAGTTCATCGCGAATCGGCGAAGGGGTTCAGTACCTTCTCACGGACAAAGTAACACAAACCTTTCCCGAAAACAAATCAATTTAACCGAAAACTAATACCATAACTAGCCTGAACGTCAGTATACTGGTAAATTAGCTTTATATCTGCTGCTTCCTGACCTACTTTCTATTCTACAAGCTATCAACATATCCTATTTCGATAATCAATTAAAAAGCACTTAGCCAAAGATTAAAATTATCAAATGAATAACTAATTAGTTAATAAAATACACATAAAGACTATATTTGGACTTATTTTCTTTATATATCAATACTATATTTTAGTTACGATATAAACATTTGTCAAATAAACGACTACACGTTACTTTTGACTATTGATTGCCTTATCCGTCATGACTTTATTTTTACGATTGCTTCACTCAACAGCGCTTACAGGTTTGCTATGCAGCATAGCTATGCTGCAGGCTAACGCCCAGATCGATGTTACCTATCCGGTAAGCCGGATGGTTATTCAGCGAAACAACAATAATCAGGCAACCGTACAGATTGCTGGCAGCTACTCTCAACCGCTCGATGCCATAGAAGCGCATGTAGTTGCCCGCGCTACCGGGCAGGGAACCTCTACCGACTGGACAACCATTCAGAGCAATCCGTCGAATGGTCAGTTTTCGGGTACATTAACGGTGAATGGGGGCTGGTATAAGATTGAAGTACGCGGTAAACGCAATGGCCAGATAGTTGGCCTTGATTCGGTGGACCGGTTTGGTGTTGGCGAAGTTTTTGCCATTGTAGGCCATTCCAACGCGCAGGGTTCCAGTTGCTATGTCGATGGCACAGACCACTGCCCAACCATGCCAGGTGCGGTTGATGACCGGGTAACGGTTGTTCCGCTCGACCAGTCTACTCCCGAATTTTCTCAATACGAAAACACAGCCAACACCAACTATCTACCCGGATTAATATTCGGCCAGTTAGCTACATTCAGTGGTATATCGCCCTTTGCCCGAATGTCGTGGTTCTGGGGGCATATGGGCGATGTGCTGGTGCAGCGCATCAACGTTCCTGTTCTGATTTACAATGCGGGCTTTGGCGGTTCCAACATGGAACAGACCTACGATGCCGCTTACGACATCCCCTTCGAACATGGGTTTATCAAATACTCCATTCGGATGCCCTATGTCAATTTTCGGAACATTATGAACCTTTATGTGCCCGCAACCGGCATCCGGGCCGTTTTGCTTCAACATGGCGAAAACGACCGGGGCAATTCTACCGACCTGATCGTAACTCATCACTACGGTGTCATCGACAAGTCGCGGCAGGAATTCAACAAACCCAATCTGGCCTGGATTGTTGCCATATCTTCCTACGTAGGAGGGCAATTCGATAATGTCAGGCAGGCGCAGTTTCAGGTAATTAACCGGGCAAATTACCTAACATTTCAGGGCCCGGACCTGGATGTTGTCCATTCGCTCGAAGACCGGCCCGACGGTATTCACTTTTCGCCCACTGGCCAACCTAAAGCGGGGGAGCTATGGGCCAATGCCATCACGGATACCTACTTACAGACTATTCAGCCTTACATGGCTGAAATTCAACCACTAACCAGTATTGCCTGTGCTACTGGCAATCAGCTTACGTTGGCTCAGCCAGCAGGCTATCAATACAACTGGAGCACAGGCGACAGTCTCCAGAGTATTACGGTTGGGGCTGGCACCTATTCGGTTCGACTTCGCAATTCTCAGAATAAAATTACGTTTCCTCCAGCCGTAACAGTACCCAGTAGTGTTCAACCGGCAGTTCCAACCATAACGGCTACTGGCTCGGCGTCGCTCTGCCAGCCTGGCAGTGTAACGCTTACCTCAAGCTATGCCGGTTCAAATTTATGGAGCACCTCGGCAACTACACCGTCGATTATTCCACAGGCGGGCGGCAACTATTTCTTACGCGCTGTTAATGCCGTTTATGGCTGTACTTCCGATCTGGCCAGCTACAATCTGGGCTTATCGCCAACAGACCTATCGCTCTCGCTCAGCGCCAGTCGGCGAATTGTAGCAATAGGCGACACGGCCACTATCTATCTGACCGTCAGAAATGAAGGCGGGTGTGATGCGGGAGCCGTTACATTTCAGAACCGGCTTCCCAGTAACATGGTATTTGTTTCATCCAGCAATCTTGCCGCTGCCTCTGGTATAGTAAGCGGCACGCTTCCTAATGTGCCAGCGGGCCAATCCATTACGGCCCGATACGTTACCCGCTTAACAGCAGCAGGCACCTATCAAAATGCGGCTCAGTTGACGGCCCAGACCCGTTTGGACCCAGATAGTCAGCCCAACTCAGGCACGGGTGATGGGCAGGACGATGCCTCGCAGGTAGATCTGCGAACCACAACAGGGGGAGGATCGCTCTATGTCTCGGCCAATCCGAACCAAACGCCATTGCCAACGGTACAGAGCAACCAGCCCACGCCAACTCCCAATAAGGCCGACCTGAGTCTGAATATGGAAGTTAGCCAGCTC harbors:
- a CDS encoding prolyl oligopeptidase family serine peptidase — protein: MPKPTGTSDRMQLSVETIMQDPKIWMGTSPSNPYWSDDSKTLYFNWNPEKAKGDSLYKITFTSGKTLVASQPQKVSPTERRALPTEPVAAFNRARTQRLFERQDDLYWLDVKTGRIRQLTNTVEAETNPVFSGDEQRVIFRRNNNLFSIHLQTGELTQLTDFRTGTKKAEPKLTDEEKFLKKDQLGLSMILKERKEKHDEADKISKADKPKRPKEIYLDEKQLSNPQLSPNGRFVTYRLAKSPSNAKTAQVPNYVTESGYTEELRARTKVGSPLVSYEFFVYDLAKDTVRAVGVNDIPGISDKPDYVTTSGKAKSDTAKKKRPVVINGPVWSEDGNVCVVVIRAQDNKDRWIMRFDPETLKLTLLDRQRDEAWIGGPGIGNMNAPGNMGFLADNQTLWFQSEADGYSHLYTINALTGGPKKQLTSGKFEVQQVLLSKDKTHFFLQTNEVHPGEQHYYRMSVNGGERTRLTTMTGANDVTLSPDETRLAIRYSSSNQPWELYMLDLTAKGKNEPIKLTSSQTDEFKRYAWREPTLITIPARDGQTIYGRLYKPQNPSGKSVVFVHGAGYLQNAHKWWSQYFREYMFHNLLADKGYTVLDIDYRASSGYGRDWRTGIYRHMGGKDLTDHVDAAKWLVQTQGVDANRIGIYGGSYGGFITLMAMFTTPDVFKAGAALRPVTDWAAYNHPYTANILNEPQSDSLSYRQSSPIYFAEGLKGYLLICHGMVDVNVHFQDTVRLMQRLIELRKDNWEVAAYPMEDHGFVEPTSWMDEYKRILKLFDERL
- a CDS encoding T9SS type A sorting domain-containing protein; translated protein: MKFCLPFYRRMFNYGQFAAIWLLVALVTIAKANDGSFPNTPISGSTSSGSSSTLATPISLTVSPESPAVCAGGSISLSLAGCPATGAILWSTGQTTASITVKPAQTTTYTARCSVTGPKGVTAVDVNRTVSVNDPITITGSPVSQSACGGATISFSVSSTGSDISYSWTQNGVIVPGATGSQLTLTNAQLSQAGTYIAKLTNTCGTVSSAPAQLSLSPGITVGNTPTPATCSGTSTGQIFVSATGGTGQLQFQLEGQAFQTSNIFSNLKAGTYKVTVKDHIGCTAQTIADVKQPTSLSLTMKAVNAKCAGGADGGIIVSGSGGNAPYQYQLNAGPLQTGETFLDLKDKTTYVVTLVDATGCSTSQTAVIGAPQPLDIIATVTPTKCTGSGDGIISVSGAGGAGAYQFQIGSAPFQAGTVFTGLAANTYQIGIKDGNGCLGTKAVVVTQPALLSLTAAVTPVNCFGDNSGAITLTPGGGTGPLQYQLTSTKIPQTSNVFKNLAMGNYTVVGTDANGCTALVSVTIGKADPLKIQASVVPATCCVCPTGQVALTTGGGAGSGRQFQLNSRPPQTSNQFTALQPGTYLFRVIDEVGCRDSVRATVTDASAMTLLPGQVKDVACSGGKDGEASVKLVGGVKPFTFYWQTEGRDTLAARTQTQTGLAEGTYTVSVLDSNRCTTTTTFVTVKALAPLPPKPIITQTSTTLSVVDVNGVQWYIKTDSSTGKAIANATQSTITPSQSGSYYVIVTQNGCASPPSDFVTFIVTAITEPLGTLSIKVAPNPIADRLRLDIEQTDRHPVQIQLFNAAGSSVHTFQIPAFSGKKQAEWPLTGISPGIYLLKAEAGDRQSVIRVLVE